In Blastopirellula sp. J2-11, a single genomic region encodes these proteins:
- a CDS encoding response regulator, with translation MAGKPKILCLCAPGGQHSVLEQLRTDYDITEAQTPLRTFALLKNHEFDGVYICTDYFEDSSRIGNLLQNERILEGMPDGVTMLDRDNTVLWANSCLQRWAGCDDVVGRNFYSALNSPEILGPDFCPFHTALTSGRPSTSTLRTEENQYYQVHAAPVITVNAPPKNLIVTIRDVTEEVLQRQKLEAIHKAGIELADLTTEEIFNMEVSERIELLKSNILHYTKDLLNFDVIEIRLLDQRTGELVPLLSVGIDKIAAERELYAQSTNNGVTGFVASTGKSYLCEDTQSDPLYLEGFKGAKSSLTVPLILHDAVIGSFNVESPEPRAFTESDLQFLEIFCRDLALALNTLELLSAQQANTAQASVEAIHSAVALPVDEILNDAVNVMERYIGHDEEVVDRLRRIIQNGRDIKRVIQKVGERMTPSKAVPASVQPEVRPRLRGARVLVVDEDESVRSAAHALLDRYGCDIETAHDGAEALCMVRAGLHGSGYDVIICDVHLPDMSGNRLYQRLKDVVTPVPMILMTGFGYDPGHSIVKARQTGLLPNAVLYKPFRLDDLLATVERIIEAYANQPQAASQ, from the coding sequence TTGGCTGGTAAACCCAAGATCCTCTGTTTGTGCGCTCCAGGTGGACAACACTCGGTACTGGAGCAACTGCGCACAGACTATGACATCACGGAAGCGCAGACTCCGCTGCGCACCTTCGCGCTCTTGAAGAATCATGAGTTCGACGGCGTCTACATCTGTACAGACTACTTCGAAGACTCCTCCCGCATCGGCAACTTGCTGCAGAACGAGCGGATCCTGGAGGGGATGCCTGACGGCGTCACGATGCTCGATCGCGATAACACCGTACTCTGGGCGAATAGCTGTTTGCAGCGTTGGGCCGGCTGCGACGACGTAGTCGGCCGTAATTTTTACAGCGCCCTCAATAGTCCCGAAATTTTGGGCCCTGACTTCTGTCCGTTCCATACGGCGCTGACGTCCGGCCGACCAAGCACTTCGACGTTGCGCACCGAAGAAAACCAGTATTACCAGGTGCACGCCGCGCCGGTTATTACGGTCAACGCGCCGCCGAAGAACTTGATCGTCACCATCCGCGACGTGACGGAAGAAGTGCTCCAGCGGCAAAAGCTGGAAGCGATTCACAAGGCCGGCATCGAACTGGCCGATCTGACGACGGAAGAGATCTTCAACATGGAGGTCTCGGAGCGGATCGAACTGCTCAAGTCGAATATTCTGCATTACACCAAAGACCTGCTCAATTTTGACGTGATCGAGATTCGCTTGCTTGATCAACGGACCGGCGAGCTCGTCCCGCTCCTTTCGGTCGGCATTGACAAGATCGCGGCCGAGCGAGAGCTCTACGCTCAATCGACCAACAACGGCGTGACCGGCTTCGTCGCATCGACCGGCAAAAGCTATCTTTGCGAAGATACCCAGTCCGATCCGCTCTATCTGGAAGGTTTCAAAGGGGCCAAAAGCTCGCTGACTGTGCCGCTGATCTTGCACGATGCGGTGATCGGCTCTTTCAATGTCGAAAGTCCCGAACCCCGGGCCTTTACCGAAAGCGACCTCCAGTTCCTCGAGATCTTCTGTCGCGACCTGGCCCTGGCGCTCAACACGCTTGAGTTGCTCTCGGCGCAGCAGGCCAATACCGCGCAGGCCAGCGTCGAAGCGATCCACAGCGCCGTCGCGTTGCCGGTCGATGAGATCCTCAACGACGCCGTCAACGTGATGGAACGCTACATCGGACATGACGAGGAAGTCGTCGATCGACTGCGCCGCATCATTCAAAACGGTCGCGACATCAAACGCGTGATCCAAAAAGTGGGCGAGCGGATGACCCCCAGCAAAGCGGTCCCGGCTTCGGTGCAGCCTGAGGTTCGCCCTCGTTTGCGCGGCGCCCGCGTGCTGGTCGTGGACGAAGACGAATCGGTCCGCAGCGCCGCTCATGCTCTGCTGGACCGTTACGGCTGCGATATCGAAACCGCGCACGACGGCGCCGAAGCGTTGTGTATGGTTCGCGCCGGCTTGCATGGTTCCGGCTACGACGTGATCATTTGCGACGTGCACTTGCCTGACATGTCGGGCAATCGCTTGTATCAACGCTTGAAGGATGTCGTCACGCCGGTGCCGATGATCTTGATGACCGGGTTCGGCTACGATCCAGGGCACTCGATCGTCAAGGCGCGACAGACTGGGCTGTTGCCCAACGCCGTCCTGTACAAACCGTTCCGGCTGGACGACTTGCTGGCGACGGTCGAACGTATCATTGAAGCTTACGCCAATCAGCCTCAAGCCGCTTCGCAATAA
- a CDS encoding IS4 family transposase, with protein MIPSPTLPDSPEAQFVAARTLLSEILRVPQIEAIVDFDDRPNTKMVYTQAVTIWLLILQRLLGGASLQAVVSEAIEHPSELFPDNKRVHEGALGANTSSFSAARKRLPLDAIERFSRCVCDHLGRSAEPVFDDRRVFIIDGTTITLPPTPVLKKAFPPATNQLGETVWPVAMLMVAAEMQTGCILVPKIDPMYGPHNSSEAKQAREIVGELPSRSIVLADSGFGIFSVAYHTRAAGHDFLFRLSMLRLKAHRKQAELIDQGEGYKSFRLNWRPSAKERKTNPDLPTDASLNVFVHEVELDDGSTLGLVTSMSFDARCLAELYHRRYDVEFDIRDLKVTMDTENLRAQSVEMVMKELMGSVVAYNLVSQLRRGAAKLARIEPRKLSFTGVWVTFQVQLLRKSYETFEQWSTAFTKALVSASKRTLPNRKSPRSYPRVAHPRRAKTTKFQKSLRKKAKSPDPPLPE; from the coding sequence ATGATTCCATCTCCCACTCTGCCCGATTCGCCCGAAGCGCAGTTTGTCGCCGCCAGAACTCTGCTCAGTGAGATTCTGCGCGTTCCACAAATCGAGGCGATCGTTGATTTTGATGATCGCCCCAACACCAAGATGGTCTACACTCAGGCCGTCACGATTTGGCTGTTGATTCTGCAACGTCTGCTCGGCGGGGCATCGCTGCAAGCGGTCGTTTCGGAAGCGATCGAACATCCGAGCGAACTCTTTCCTGACAACAAGCGGGTCCACGAAGGCGCCTTGGGAGCGAACACTTCCTCGTTCAGCGCCGCTCGCAAACGTCTGCCGTTGGATGCGATCGAAAGATTCTCGCGATGCGTTTGCGACCATCTTGGACGGAGCGCCGAGCCTGTTTTCGATGATCGGCGCGTGTTCATCATCGACGGGACCACGATCACGCTGCCGCCAACGCCTGTTCTGAAAAAGGCGTTTCCGCCGGCGACCAACCAGCTTGGCGAAACGGTTTGGCCAGTCGCGATGCTGATGGTGGCCGCCGAGATGCAAACCGGCTGCATCCTGGTTCCCAAGATCGATCCGATGTACGGCCCCCATAATTCCAGCGAAGCCAAACAAGCACGCGAGATTGTCGGCGAACTGCCCAGCCGCAGTATCGTCTTAGCGGACAGCGGTTTTGGGATCTTCAGCGTAGCTTATCACACGCGAGCAGCAGGGCACGATTTTCTGTTTCGCCTGTCGATGTTACGGTTAAAAGCGCATCGCAAGCAAGCCGAGCTAATCGATCAAGGCGAAGGCTATAAGAGCTTCCGTTTGAACTGGCGTCCCTCGGCCAAGGAACGCAAGACCAATCCCGACTTGCCGACCGACGCTTCGCTGAATGTATTTGTGCACGAAGTCGAACTGGACGACGGCTCGACGCTGGGATTGGTGACGTCAATGAGCTTCGACGCACGATGCTTGGCGGAGCTTTACCATCGGCGCTATGACGTGGAATTCGACATTCGCGATTTAAAGGTGACGATGGACACCGAGAACCTGCGGGCCCAGAGCGTCGAGATGGTGATGAAGGAGTTAATGGGTTCCGTGGTTGCGTACAACTTGGTGTCGCAGCTTCGTCGCGGGGCCGCGAAGCTGGCGCGGATCGAGCCGCGAAAACTGAGCTTCACCGGGGTCTGGGTGACCTTTCAGGTCCAACTGCTGCGCAAGTCGTACGAGACGTTCGAGCAGTGGAGTACGGCTTTTACGAAAGCCTTGGTCAGCGCGTCGAAGCGAACACTACCGAACCGCAAGTCGCCGCGCAGCTACCCTCGGGTCGCCCATCCTCGCCGCGCAAAGACGACGAAGTTCCAAAAATCGCTTCGCAAAAAAGCAAAATCACCAGACCCGCCACTCCCTGAATAG
- a CDS encoding metallophosphoesterase gives MHSPLVWLLILLALAGHLALWTRIHCFFHSLPWKQTVIDWIELAIMFITAATPIGFLAYLLWGPALDWSSRAVWMEFPLLYFWACWTALLVACGLWVQHRYDERHAANYFTSKTLSSVHLARKFDIAELAIPKVRFAHRFPGNQILQYVVTEKELFLPRLPAALEGFTITHLSDLHLTGEFLPPFYQHALAAANDLQSELMVISGDIFDVDRCIAWSESTLGQLSAPCGVHFVLGNHDTRLSDIAPARAELKSQGLIDLGGRWLQTSVRDTPIILAGDEAPWLSTVQDIEACPTYENGERIFRLLVAHTPDRLHWGAAHDFDLILAGHNHGGQIRLPVVGPLISPSRYGVRYASGVFYEAPSLMHVSRGLCGTFPLRIRCQPEITRLILRRKT, from the coding sequence ATGCACTCTCCTCTGGTTTGGCTGCTGATCCTGCTCGCACTTGCCGGGCATCTGGCGCTTTGGACGCGGATCCATTGCTTCTTTCATTCGCTTCCCTGGAAGCAAACCGTGATCGATTGGATCGAACTTGCGATCATGTTCATCACCGCGGCGACGCCGATTGGTTTCCTGGCCTATTTGCTGTGGGGCCCGGCGCTCGATTGGAGCAGCCGCGCGGTCTGGATGGAGTTTCCCCTGCTTTACTTTTGGGCCTGTTGGACGGCGCTGCTGGTCGCATGCGGTTTGTGGGTTCAGCATCGTTACGACGAACGGCACGCGGCGAACTACTTCACGAGCAAGACGCTCTCGAGCGTTCATCTGGCCCGCAAGTTCGACATTGCGGAACTCGCGATCCCCAAGGTTCGATTCGCGCATCGCTTTCCCGGCAATCAGATCTTGCAGTATGTCGTCACCGAGAAAGAACTGTTTCTGCCGCGGCTGCCGGCGGCGCTCGAAGGTTTTACGATCACGCATCTTTCTGATTTGCACCTGACCGGCGAGTTTCTCCCGCCGTTCTATCAGCATGCGTTGGCCGCGGCCAACGATCTGCAGTCCGAACTGATGGTGATCAGCGGCGACATCTTCGATGTCGATCGTTGCATTGCCTGGAGCGAGTCGACACTGGGGCAGTTGTCGGCGCCCTGCGGGGTTCATTTTGTGCTGGGCAATCATGACACGCGGCTTTCCGATATTGCGCCGGCACGCGCCGAGCTAAAGAGCCAAGGCCTGATCGATCTCGGCGGACGTTGGCTGCAAACAAGCGTTCGCGACACGCCGATCATCCTCGCCGGCGACGAAGCCCCGTGGTTGTCGACGGTGCAGGATATCGAAGCTTGTCCGACCTACGAAAACGGGGAGCGGATCTTTCGCCTGCTCGTCGCGCATACGCCCGATCGTTTGCACTGGGGCGCCGCTCACGATTTCGACCTAATCCTGGCCGGACACAATCACGGCGGGCAAATTCGCCTGCCGGTGGTTGGCCCGCTGATCAGCCCCAGCCGCTACGGAGTCCGCTACGCCAGCGGCGTCTTCTACGAAGCCCCCTCCCTGATGCACGTCTCCCGCGGACTCTGCGGCACGTTTCCCTTGCGCATCCGCTGCCAACCCGAAATCACTCGGCTGATCCTCCGCCGCAAAACGTAG